CCCCGTTGGCCGGTTTTTTTACACCTTTACCGTTCTTCATTCCACTCGCTCATGGCTCCTGCTTTCGCTTCGCACCACCGCTTTTTCCTTGCCATCATCTCGTTAGCCGCCGGCCCCGGCTTGCTGGGCTGCGCCCGCACGGCCCCCGCCAGCAGCGGCGCCGACGAGCTGGTGTACATCGGCACCAACGTGGCCTCGGAGCAGGAGAACACCATTTACCTCTACCGCCTCAACCCCACCACGGGGGCCCTGGCGCCGGTGAGCGCCTACAAAGGCGGCGCCCAGCCCACGTACCTTACCATGGACGCCGGCCACCGCCACCTCTACGCGGTGAGCGAAACGGGCAGCTTCAAGGGCCAGGACCACAGCGGTGGGGTAAGTACGCTGGCCATCGACGGGCGCACGGGGGCCCTCACGCTGCTCGGCCAGCAGCCCTCCACGGGGGCGTCGCCGTGCTACATCAGCCTCGACCACACCGGCAAAAACGCTTTGGTGGCCAACTACATGGGCAGCGCTACGGGCGGCAACGTGGCCATGCTACCGGTACAACCCGATGGCCAACTAGCCGCCGCCACCGCCACCGACCAGCACCAGCCGCCCGTGGGGCCCCACGCCAACCAGACCACGCCCCACGCCCACTCGCTGCTGCCCGACCCGGCCAACCGCTTCGCCTTTTCGGCCGACCTGGGCACCGATAAGGTGTACGGCTACCGCCTCGACGCGGCACAGCACACCTGGCAGGCCATGCCGACTCCG
This genomic stretch from Hymenobacter sp. PAMC 26628 harbors:
- a CDS encoding lactonase family protein produces the protein MAPAFASHHRFFLAIISLAAGPGLLGCARTAPASSGADELVYIGTNVASEQENTIYLYRLNPTTGALAPVSAYKGGAQPTYLTMDAGHRHLYAVSETGSFKGQDHSGGVSTLAIDGRTGALTLLGQQPSTGASPCYISLDHTGKNALVANYMGSATGGNVAMLPVQPDGQLAAATATDQHQPPVGPHANQTTPHAHSLLPDPANRFAFSADLGTDKVYGYRLDAAQHTWQAMPTPAFAAKPGAGPRHLTFHPNGRYAYLANELNSTVTALAYDAAAGTFRELQTLTTLPTGFTENNSVADVHVGPNGKFLYTSNRGRNSIAVFAIAADGQLAPIQDVDTQGKTPRNFALDASGRVLLVANQNSNNVFTYQVDKQTGKLTPTGQHVDVPSPMFVEVVPDFTK